A stretch of the Filimonas lacunae genome encodes the following:
- a CDS encoding SusD/RagB family nutrient-binding outer membrane lipoprotein, translating into MKKIILSFVIALSIATTSCKKSFFDVNTDPNNPTSTTPDLRLPPILFNMHNRYGGAGTRTAMITQQYGSPAVSTTNYYKLQNWEWANNVDINSWQGWYSYIYVNINKLYGEAEAAGAMQYAGVGKLLEAFGWSWISDLYGEVIYKDALSATTLTPAFDNIETVYPELFTKIDEGIKILQTAAPSTTYPLSKGDYIYNGDVNLWIKFGYALKARLLNHLVKKSNYDASTILSLITQSYQSNNEDTEIKTFTESTVSGEWNVLYENSYSATASNGNSSIRYGKLLLSYLSNTYTGGSGIEDPRMSLMVNKIPSGSLAGQYSKAVDLDSVTTTPTTADINYRNPVGSYFNKKNSRFAYISYAELKFIEAEAAFRSGDKGHALTAYKAGIKAHMDKMGIATTTSDAFLNSAAVAQTSDAITLSNIMMQKYIVMYQNPEAWTDMRKCDYCLNSSGDYDQVAGVYKDFKKPKFVHVNFSGAKDWIRRFQTAYIERDYNTANVTAIGGYDASYTAQPVWWDIKN; encoded by the coding sequence ATGAAAAAGATTATCCTTTCGTTTGTAATAGCATTAAGCATAGCCACTACATCATGCAAGAAAAGCTTTTTTGATGTAAACACAGACCCTAACAATCCTACATCAACCACACCGGACTTACGGTTGCCTCCTATTTTGTTTAACATGCACAACCGTTATGGGGGTGCAGGAACACGTACTGCTATGATTACACAACAATATGGCAGTCCGGCAGTAAGTACCACCAACTATTACAAGCTACAAAACTGGGAATGGGCCAATAACGTTGACATTAACAGCTGGCAGGGCTGGTATAGCTACATATATGTAAACATTAATAAATTATATGGCGAGGCGGAGGCTGCTGGTGCTATGCAGTATGCAGGTGTAGGCAAGTTGCTGGAGGCCTTTGGATGGAGCTGGATAAGTGATTTGTACGGCGAGGTGATTTACAAAGACGCATTAAGTGCCACCACGCTTACGCCAGCTTTTGACAACATAGAAACCGTGTATCCTGAATTATTCACTAAAATTGACGAGGGTATTAAAATACTGCAAACGGCAGCCCCTTCTACTACTTACCCTTTATCTAAAGGCGATTATATTTACAATGGGGATGTGAACCTGTGGATTAAATTTGGTTACGCTTTAAAAGCCCGCTTATTAAATCACCTGGTTAAAAAATCCAATTACGACGCCAGCACCATTCTCTCCCTGATAACACAGTCGTACCAGTCGAATAACGAAGACACAGAAATTAAAACTTTTACGGAAAGCACTGTATCTGGTGAATGGAATGTATTATATGAGAACAGTTATAGCGCCACAGCCAGCAATGGTAACAGTAGTATACGCTACGGCAAGTTGTTGCTTTCTTATCTTAGCAACACCTATACAGGGGGCTCTGGTATTGAAGACCCGCGTATGAGCCTGATGGTAAACAAAATCCCCAGCGGTTCACTGGCGGGACAATATAGCAAAGCGGTTGACCTGGATAGCGTTACCACAACCCCTACAACTGCTGATATCAATTACCGTAACCCGGTAGGCAGTTATTTTAATAAGAAGAATTCCCGCTTTGCATATATTAGTTATGCCGAACTTAAGTTTATTGAAGCGGAGGCTGCTTTTAGAAGCGGAGATAAAGGCCATGCTTTAACGGCTTACAAAGCAGGGATAAAAGCTCATATGGATAAAATGGGGATAGCAACTACTACCAGTGACGCTTTTTTAAACAGTGCAGCAGTTGCACAAACAAGCGACGCCATTACACTCAGCAACATTATGATGCAGAAATATATTGTAATGTATCAGAACCCTGAGGCATGGACAGATATGCGTAAATGCGACTACTGTCTGAACAGCAGCGGCGATTATGACCAGGTTGCCGGTGTGTACAAAGACTTTAAAAAGCCCAAATTTGTACATGTAAACTTTTCAGGTGCCAAAGACTGGATTCGCCGTTTTCAAACAGCTTATATTGAAAGGGATTATAACACGGCCAATGTAACCGCTATAGGAGGATATGATGCCAGCTATACCGCCCAACCCGTATGGTGGGATATTAAAAATTAA
- a CDS encoding SusC/RagA family TonB-linked outer membrane protein — MRQLLLPLMTFMVMLCSTTASFAQNGTLFGTILSDDDGLPLTEVTVTNQRTGKKTITGKNGTYTIAGDIGDTLSFSYIGYTTSVVSALAQQTIRLVRSQEALGDVVVTAFGIKKEKKALGYAVQDIKGEELLKNKTPNVINALNGKIAGLNITNSNGAPGSSAQIVIRGGTSVLESSDNQPLFVIDGIPIDNSTPVGNTAYDKMGAAAASFGNRAMDINPDDIESISVLKGPSAAALYGLRAAAGAIVITTKKGKEGTTQVALSSRFSANRVARLPQQQNKFKQGNAITPTVPSYLSWGSAFTGADTVYNNLQDFFQTGYGIDNNISISGGSKNGNYFLSAQRFDQTGTVPTTDYRKTALRYNGEQKLGWFTFGANASYTYTTTTRALTGGGLYNSSGMGYMMAAVDWPRNNNMADYLHADGSKKRLLASSDLADDIENPYWLVHNNPITDKTNRFTGAAFTRVKPLSWLEFSYKLGLDYYVTKINSVTMPGSAVSGDLQKGGISQNDREVSLLSSTFLITAQKKINKDFDVNVLLGQTTEMNNSTTDYRVATGFLVPNFISINNSAVANKLFQQSIGRRRLVGVYGDLRLAFRNIAYADVTGRNDWSSTLPEQNRSFFYPSVSGSFIFTELLPKSNILSFGKLRASWSQVGKDAPPYKTTTALDVPQTTLGGGYIDSYTAGNPNLKPETTTSTEFGTELRLFNNKVGLDFTWYRNLSKDQIVSPRVSQGLGYIYRYVNAGKIENKGIEIAISATPVKKAGFEWSTNVNISHNNGRVLELPGSIPILYVTEAQYGYVKAASFNNGVFLGMSGNVWQTVANGEHAGKLILNATTGLPTTSTATATMIGDREPDMLLGWNNNFTYKNFNLNFLLDARIGGDVFNGTEYEMMNTGMSKLTENRGQTVLMKGVINTGTTADPVYQDFSKEVVMDQNYYVNYYAFHSPNFITKVNWLRMRSVALGYHFPQRLLANKLSFVKSLDLLLAVQNVFLITNYKGMDPEVSAAGAGAGGSGSSGMDYLGTPPTRTFTLGFNIKF; from the coding sequence ATGAGGCAACTCCTGCTACCACTCATGACATTTATGGTCATGCTATGTTCCACCACAGCATCCTTTGCTCAAAACGGAACACTTTTCGGAACTATACTCTCTGACGATGACGGATTACCCCTTACCGAGGTAACGGTAACCAACCAGCGAACGGGTAAAAAAACTATTACCGGTAAAAACGGGACGTACACTATTGCCGGTGACATTGGTGACACTTTAAGCTTTAGCTACATTGGTTATACCACCAGCGTAGTTTCTGCATTGGCACAACAAACCATTCGCCTGGTACGCAGCCAGGAAGCTTTGGGAGATGTGGTGGTAACAGCATTTGGCATTAAAAAGGAGAAAAAAGCATTGGGTTATGCAGTACAGGACATTAAAGGCGAAGAGCTACTGAAAAATAAAACACCCAATGTTATTAATGCACTTAATGGCAAAATTGCCGGCCTGAATATTACCAATAGCAATGGTGCACCCGGTTCCAGTGCACAAATAGTGATACGTGGGGGAACCTCTGTTCTGGAAAGCTCTGACAACCAGCCATTGTTTGTAATAGATGGGATACCTATTGACAATTCTACACCGGTAGGTAATACTGCTTATGATAAAATGGGGGCAGCGGCGGCCAGTTTTGGTAACAGGGCTATGGACATTAACCCGGACGATATAGAATCTATTTCTGTATTAAAAGGTCCGTCGGCTGCTGCACTATATGGTTTACGTGCTGCCGCCGGAGCAATTGTTATTACCACTAAAAAAGGAAAAGAAGGCACTACTCAGGTTGCGCTTAGTTCGCGCTTCTCCGCCAACAGAGTAGCACGCCTGCCGCAGCAACAAAATAAGTTCAAGCAAGGAAATGCCATTACTCCTACTGTACCTTCCTATTTATCGTGGGGCAGCGCCTTTACTGGTGCTGACACCGTTTATAATAACCTGCAGGATTTCTTCCAAACCGGTTACGGTATAGATAATAATATCAGCATTTCAGGTGGTTCTAAAAACGGCAACTATTTTTTATCGGCGCAACGATTTGATCAAACCGGAACTGTACCTACTACAGACTACCGCAAAACCGCACTTCGTTATAACGGTGAGCAAAAGCTGGGCTGGTTTACGTTTGGAGCTAATGCCAGTTACACCTACACTACCACTACCCGGGCATTAACCGGTGGTGGCTTGTATAACAGCAGTGGCATGGGATACATGATGGCAGCTGTTGACTGGCCGCGTAATAATAATATGGCAGATTACCTTCATGCAGATGGTTCAAAGAAAAGGCTGCTGGCTTCATCAGATCTGGCTGATGATATTGAAAACCCCTACTGGCTGGTACACAATAATCCTATTACAGATAAAACCAACCGTTTTACCGGGGCTGCTTTTACAAGGGTAAAGCCATTGAGCTGGTTAGAATTTTCTTATAAACTGGGATTGGATTATTATGTAACTAAAATAAACAGTGTTACTATGCCCGGTTCCGCTGTATCGGGCGATTTACAGAAAGGAGGTATTTCGCAAAACGATAGGGAAGTAAGCCTGTTGTCTTCTACCTTTTTAATTACCGCACAGAAAAAGATCAATAAAGACTTTGATGTGAATGTGTTGCTAGGACAAACCACAGAAATGAATAATAGTACTACTGACTACAGGGTAGCTACCGGTTTCCTGGTTCCTAATTTTATCAGTATTAACAACTCGGCTGTAGCCAATAAGCTGTTTCAGCAAAGTATTGGCCGGAGAAGACTGGTGGGTGTGTATGGGGACTTGCGACTGGCATTCCGGAACATTGCTTATGCAGATGTTACAGGGCGTAATGACTGGTCTTCTACCCTGCCTGAGCAAAACCGTTCGTTCTTTTATCCCTCTGTAAGTGGCAGTTTTATTTTTACGGAACTGCTACCTAAAAGCAACATACTTTCATTTGGCAAGTTACGTGCATCATGGTCGCAGGTAGGTAAAGATGCGCCGCCTTATAAAACCACTACGGCCCTGGATGTACCTCAGACTACCTTAGGAGGCGGTTATATTGATAGTTATACTGCCGGCAATCCTAATTTAAAACCTGAAACTACCACTTCTACAGAATTTGGTACCGAATTGCGGTTGTTTAATAATAAAGTGGGCCTGGACTTTACCTGGTATCGTAACCTGAGTAAAGATCAGATTGTATCACCACGTGTTAGCCAGGGGTTGGGCTATATTTACCGTTATGTAAACGCAGGTAAAATTGAGAATAAGGGCATTGAAATAGCTATCAGTGCCACACCTGTAAAAAAAGCAGGCTTTGAATGGAGCACGAATGTAAATATCTCTCACAACAATGGACGTGTGCTGGAACTGCCAGGCTCCATCCCTATTTTGTATGTAACCGAAGCGCAGTATGGCTATGTCAAAGCTGCTTCGTTTAACAATGGAGTGTTCCTCGGCATGAGTGGTAATGTATGGCAAACGGTGGCCAATGGTGAGCATGCCGGAAAGCTGATATTAAATGCTACTACGGGTTTGCCTACTACCTCTACCGCCACTGCTACCATGATAGGTGATCGCGAGCCGGATATGCTGCTGGGCTGGAATAATAACTTCACCTACAAAAACTTTAACCTCAACTTTTTGCTGGATGCCCGTATTGGCGGCGATGTGTTTAACGGAACAGAATATGAAATGATGAATACCGGTATGAGCAAACTGACCGAAAACCGCGGACAAACAGTTTTGATGAAAGGAGTCATTAACACGGGTACCACTGCCGATCCGGTGTATCAGGATTTTTCAAAAGAGGTGGTAATGGATCAAAACTATTACGTGAATTATTATGCTTTTCACTCACCCAATTTTATAACTAAGGTAAACTGGTTAAGAATGCGTAGCGTAGCATTGGGCTATCACTTTCCACAAAGACTGCTGGCCAATAAACTATCCTTTGTAAAAAGTCTGGATTTATTATTGGCAGTTCAGAATGTATTCTTAATTACCAATTATAAAGGCATGGATCCGGAAGTGAGTGCAGCAGGGGCAGGGGCAGGCGGCTCCGGCTCATCGGGTATGGACTATCTTGGCACCCCTCCTACCAGAACTTTCACTCTTGGCTTTAACATTAAATTCTAG
- a CDS encoding T9SS type B sorting domain-containing protein, translated as MINKTSGTVDLAKSGVGSYWITYSFSNSDGCTDTTGASITIHALPTATIAYGTYCARDSAEVTLTGATGGQYTSTSGLVINKTSGTVDLVKSGVGSYWITYSFSNSDGCTDTTGASITIHALPTATIAYGTYCARDSAEVTLTGATGGSYTSTSGLVINKTSGTVDLAKSGVGSYWITYSFSNSDGCTDTTGAAITIHALPTASMAYGTYCARDSAEVTLTGATGGQYTSTSGLVINKTSGTVDLAKSGVGSYWITYSFSNSDGCTDTTGASITIHALPTASIAYGTYCARDSAEVTLTGATGGSFTSTSGLVINKTSGTVDLVKSGVGSYWITYSFSNSDGCTDTTGASITIHALPTASIAYGTYCARDSAEVTLTGATGGSFTSTSGLVINKTSGTVDLVKSGVGSYWITYSFSNSDGCTDTTGAAITIHALPTATIAYGTYCARDSAEVTLTGATGGQYTSTSGLVINKTSGTVDLAKSTVGAYWITYSFSNSDGCTDTTGAAITIHALPTATIAYGTYCARDSAEVTLTGATGGSFTSTSGLVINKTSGTVDLAKSTVGAYWITYSFSNSDGCTDTTGAAITIHALPTATIAYGTYCARDSAEVTLTGATGGQYTSTSGLVINKTSGTVDLAKSGVGSYWITYSFSNSDGCTDTTGAAITIHALPTATIAYGTYCARDSAEVTLTGATGGQYTSTSGLVINKTSGTVDLAKSTVGAYWITYSFSNSDGCTDTTGAAITIHALPTATIAYGTYCARDSAEVTLTGATGGSFTSTSGLVINKTSGTVDLAKSTVGAYWITYSFSNSDGCTDTTGASITIHALPTATIAYGTYCARDSAEVTLTGATGGQYTSTSGLVINKTSGTVDLAKSGVGSYWITYSFSNSDGCTDTTGAAITIHALPTATIAYGTYCARDSAEVTLTGATGGSYTSTSGLVINKTSGTVDLAKSGVGSYWITYSFSNSDGCTDTTGAAITIHALPTASIAYGTYCARDSAEVTLTGATGGSFTSTSGLVINKTSGTVDLAKSTVGAYWITYSFSNSDGCTDTTGAAITIHALPTATIAYGTYCARDSAEVTLTGATGGQYTSTSGLVINKTSGTVDLAKSGVGSYWITYSFSNSDGCTDTTGAAITIHALPTATIAYGTYCARDSAEVTLTGATGGSFTSTSGLVINKTSGTVDLAKSGVGSYWITYSFSNSDGCTDTTGSSIVINALPVVPVITGASSVCINSTTQLTNAVSGGVWSSSDTTVATISNTGLVKAVGKGDIVITYTVTNTSGCSSDTTFQLSTLPIPAFSASGNSILCYGSTTGEITINAVETGLVYALNGGTYQSENVFKSLTAGTYTVAAKNAAGCVVTQTVSITQPDSLKLTDNIVRVGCHSSATGAVNVAIEGGVAPYSYAWSNGATTQNISELIAGTYTITVKDANGCIDSLKAVVTEVISVFDVQAPVTLANGQVRVTGTTIPGANVAVIYPNVSINKATAGADGSFAVTATPGVSSGSVIVTVTDPVTGITCSKTMQYVDASQSDVAITKTLVSKGKVTVGSYVTFVITATGKGPDDATNVVVTDPLVSLLDGVDSVSTTRGTVSYNSVTKKLEWVIDTLHADSSITLSFRVRVVAAGTLENTATIKANEKDPDTENNTASSEPVIVLKDFYIPNVITPNGNGKNDMFVIPGVPSNVRMDLIIFNRWGNEVYHNRNYDNTWDGKGLAAGVYYYVLKIIAPDGETPYKGYIQLLK; from the coding sequence GTGATCAATAAAACAAGCGGTACTGTAGACTTAGCGAAGAGCGGAGTAGGCAGCTACTGGATTACTTACAGCTTCAGCAACAGCGATGGCTGTACGGATACTACCGGTGCTTCGATCACGATCCATGCGTTACCAACTGCGACTATCGCTTACGGCACTTATTGTGCAAGGGATAGTGCAGAAGTAACCTTGACAGGTGCAACTGGTGGTCAATATACCTCAACGAGTGGCCTGGTGATTAATAAAACAAGCGGTACTGTAGACTTAGTGAAGAGCGGAGTCGGCAGCTACTGGATTACCTACAGCTTCAGCAACAGCGATGGCTGTACGGATACTACCGGTGCTTCGATTACGATCCATGCTTTACCAACTGCGACTATCGCTTACGGCACTTATTGTGCAAGAGACAGCGCGGAAGTAACCTTGACAGGTGCAACTGGTGGTAGCTACACTTCTACCAGTGGCCTGGTGATTAATAAAACAAGCGGTACCGTAGACTTAGCGAAGAGCGGAGTAGGCAGCTACTGGATTACTTACAGCTTCAGCAACAGCGATGGCTGTACGGATACTACCGGTGCTGCTATCACGATCCATGCGTTACCAACTGCAAGCATGGCTTATGGTACTTATTGTGCAAGAGACAGCGCGGAAGTAACCTTGACAGGTGCAACTGGTGGTCAATATACCTCAACGAGTGGCCTGGTGATTAATAAAACAAGCGGTACTGTAGACTTAGCGAAGAGCGGAGTCGGCAGCTACTGGATTACTTACAGCTTCAGCAACAGCGATGGCTGTACGGATACTACCGGTGCTTCGATTACGATCCATGCGTTACCAACTGCAAGCATAGCTTATGGTACTTATTGTGCAAGGGATAGTGCAGAAGTAACCTTAACGGGTGCAACTGGCGGTAGCTTCACCTCAACGAGTGGCCTGGTGATTAATAAAACAAGCGGTACTGTAGACTTAGTGAAGAGCGGAGTAGGCAGCTACTGGATTACTTACAGCTTCAGCAACAGCGATGGCTGTACGGATACTACCGGTGCTTCGATTACGATCCATGCGTTACCAACTGCAAGCATAGCTTATGGTACTTATTGTGCAAGGGATAGTGCAGAAGTAACCTTAACGGGTGCAACTGGCGGTAGCTTCACCTCAACGAGTGGCCTGGTGATTAATAAAACAAGCGGTACTGTAGACTTAGTGAAGAGCGGAGTAGGCAGCTACTGGATTACTTACAGCTTCAGCAACAGCGATGGCTGTACAGATACTACCGGTGCTGCTATCACGATCCATGCGTTACCAACTGCGACTATCGCTTACGGCACTTATTGTGCAAGGGATAGTGCAGAAGTAACCTTGACAGGTGCAACTGGCGGTCAATATACCTCAACGAGTGGCCTGGTGATTAATAAAACAAGCGGTACTGTAGACTTAGCGAAGAGCACTGTTGGAGCATACTGGATTACTTACAGCTTCAGCAACAGCGATGGCTGTACAGATACTACCGGTGCTGCTATCACGATCCATGCTTTACCAACCGCGACTATCGCTTACGGCACTTATTGTGCAAGAGATAGCGCGGAAGTAACCTTGACAGGTGCAACTGGCGGTAGCTTCACCTCAACGAGTGGCCTGGTGATTAATAAAACAAGCGGTACTGTAGACTTAGCGAAGAGCACTGTTGGAGCATACTGGATTACTTACAGCTTCAGCAACAGCGATGGCTGTACAGATACTACCGGTGCTGCTATCACGATCCATGCTTTACCAACCGCGACTATCGCTTATGGTACTTATTGTGCAAGGGATAGTGCAGAAGTAACCTTGACAGGTGCAACTGGTGGTCAATATACCTCAACGAGTGGCCTGGTGATCAATAAAACAAGCGGTACTGTAGACTTAGCGAAGAGCGGAGTAGGCAGCTACTGGATTACTTACAGCTTCAGCAACAGCGATGGCTGTACAGATACCACGGGTGCTGCTATCACGATCCATGCGTTACCAACTGCGACTATCGCTTACGGCACTTATTGTGCAAGAGACAGCGCGGAAGTAACCTTGACAGGTGCAACTGGCGGTCAATATACCTCAACGAGTGGCCTGGTGATTAATAAAACAAGCGGTACTGTAGACTTAGCGAAGAGCACTGTTGGAGCATACTGGATTACTTACAGCTTCAGCAACAGCGATGGCTGTACAGATACCACGGGTGCTGCTATCACGATCCATGCTTTACCAACCGCGACTATCGCTTATGGTACTTATTGTGCAAGGGATAGTGCAGAAGTAACCTTAACGGGTGCAACTGGCGGTAGCTTCACCTCAACGAGTGGCCTGGTGATTAATAAAACAAGCGGTACTGTAGATTTAGCGAAGAGCACTGTTGGAGCATACTGGATTACCTACAGCTTCAGCAACAGCGATGGCTGTACAGATACTACCGGTGCTTCGATCACGATCCATGCTTTACCAACCGCGACTATCGCTTATGGTACTTATTGTGCAAGGGATAGTGCAGAAGTAACCTTGACAGGTGCAACTGGTGGTCAATATACCTCAACGAGTGGCCTGGTGATTAATAAAACAAGCGGTACTGTAGACTTAGCGAAGAGCGGAGTAGGCAGCTACTGGATTACTTACAGCTTCAGCAACAGCGATGGCTGTACAGATACCACGGGTGCTGCTATCACGATCCATGCGTTACCAACTGCGACTATCGCTTACGGCACTTATTGTGCAAGAGACAGCGCGGAAGTAACCTTGACAGGTGCAACTGGTGGTAGCTACACTTCTACCAGTGGCCTGGTGATTAATAAAACAAGCGGTACCGTAGACTTAGCGAAGAGCGGAGTAGGCAGCTACTGGATTACTTACAGCTTCAGCAACAGCGATGGCTGTACGGATACTACCGGTGCTGCTATCACGATCCATGCGTTACCAACTGCAAGCATAGCTTATGGTACTTATTGTGCAAGAGACAGCGCGGAAGTAACCTTGACAGGTGCAACTGGCGGTAGCTTCACCTCAACGAGTGGCCTGGTGATTAATAAAACAAGCGGTACTGTAGATTTAGCGAAGAGCACTGTTGGAGCATACTGGATTACCTACAGCTTCAGCAACAGCGATGGCTGTACAGATACTACCGGTGCTGCTATCACGATCCATGCTTTACCAACGGCGACTATCGCTTACGGCACTTATTGTGCAAGGGATAGTGCGGAAGTAACCTTGACAGGTGCAACTGGTGGTCAATATACCTCAACGAGTGGCCTGGTGATCAATAAAACAAGCGGTACTGTAGACTTAGCGAAGAGCGGAGTAGGCAGCTACTGGATTACTTACAGCTTCAGCAACAGCGATGGCTGTACAGATACTACCGGTGCTGCTATCACGATCCATGCTTTACCAACCGCGACTATCGCTTACGGCACTTATTGTGCAAGGGATAGCGCGGAAGTAACCTTGACAGGTGCAACTGGCGGTAGCTTCACCTCAACGAGTGGCCTGGTGATTAATAAAACAAGCGGTACTGTAGACTTAGCGAAGAGCGGAGTAGGCAGCTACTGGATTACTTACAGCTTCAGCAACAGCGATGGCTGTACGGATACTACAGGATCAAGCATTGTTATCAATGCATTACCAGTGGTACCAGTCATCACAGGCGCATCCAGCGTATGTATCAACAGTACTACTCAGTTGACCAATGCAGTAAGCGGTGGTGTATGGAGCAGCAGCGATACCACTGTAGCAACTATCAGCAACACAGGCTTAGTGAAAGCGGTAGGCAAAGGCGATATCGTAATCACCTACACCGTAACAAACACAAGTGGTTGCTCAAGCGACACAACATTCCAGTTAAGCACACTGCCAATACCTGCATTCTCAGCCAGCGGAAACAGCATCTTATGCTATGGAAGCACAACAGGTGAAATCACAATCAATGCGGTAGAAACAGGCTTGGTATACGCACTCAATGGTGGAACATATCAGTCAGAAAATGTGTTCAAATCGCTGACAGCAGGTACTTATACGGTAGCGGCTAAAAATGCAGCAGGTTGTGTGGTAACACAAACGGTGTCTATTACTCAGCCGGATTCGCTGAAACTGACAGATAACATTGTAAGAGTGGGTTGTCATTCTTCAGCTACAGGTGCGGTGAACGTGGCCATCGAAGGTGGTGTGGCACCATACAGCTACGCATGGAGCAACGGAGCTACTACTCAAAACATTAGTGAGTTAATAGCTGGTACTTATACTATCACAGTAAAAGACGCCAACGGATGTATCGATTCACTGAAAGCGGTAGTAACAGAAGTGATCAGCGTGTTTGATGTACAAGCGCCTGTTACATTGGCAAATGGCCAGGTGCGCGTAACGGGTACAACAATACCAGGTGCGAACGTAGCTGTGATTTACCCGAATGTATCAATCAACAAAGCCACTGCAGGTGCTGACGGAAGTTTTGCGGTAACTGCTACACCAGGTGTAAGTTCGGGAAGTGTAATTGTAACGGTAACAGACCCGGTAACAGGAATCACTTGTTCTAAAACCATGCAGTATGTAGATGCTTCACAGTCAGATGTGGCAATTACTAAAACACTGGTGTCTAAAGGAAAAGTAACAGTAGGCTCTTACGTAACGTTTGTAATCACTGCTACAGGTAAAGGCCCGGATGATGCTACCAATGTAGTAGTAACAGATCCGCTGGTGTCCTTGCTGGATGGTGTAGATTCTGTTTCAACAACAAGAGGAACTGTGTCTTACAACTCAGTAACCAAGAAACTGGAATGGGTTATCGATACGTTACATGCAGATTCTTCTATCACACTTTCGTTCCGTGTAAGAGTAGTGGCTGCGGGTACACTGGAAAACACAGCAACTATCAAAGCGAACGAAAAAGATCCGGATACAGAAAACAACACAGCATCAAGTGAGCCGGTGATTGTGCTGAAAGATTTCTACATCCCTAACGTTATTACGCCAAACGGCAACGGTAAAAACGACATGTTTGTAATACCAGGTGTGCCTTCTAATGTGAGAATGGACCTGATCATCTTTAACAGATGGGGTAACGAAGTGTATCATAACAGAAACTATGATAACACATGGGATGGTAAAGGATTGGCAGCAGGTGTTTACTACTATGTATTAAAGATCATTGCACCAGATGGCGAAACACCATATAAAGGATACATACAATTGCTGAAATAA
- a CDS encoding PorP/SprF family type IX secretion system membrane protein — MKRSVLGLVCVLVMSLHASAQQDVQFSQYVFNGLTINPAYAGYKEDLYFNATYRQQWATFPGAPKTGTISLDGITNAPEERVGVGGQITWDKLGPQSSLSLTGSYAYRIPLDYDNEERLALGIGFALTQYSLDGTDYKYLDDNDPDIPLGKVTKWKPDASFGAYYSNPNTYVGLSVMNLFALPGSQKLIFGNGTTYTTLSKKRHIYLTAGTIWEVSESIALKPSILIKEDFLGPTSVDFNTFVFLSETVWAGLSYRTGMKLWNKEALQTSLNYSNALSLMLEVWATDQLRIGYSYDFNTNGVGKYQAGSHELSIGMLFRTKDREMPKMF, encoded by the coding sequence ATGAAACGAAGTGTGTTGGGTTTAGTTTGTGTGCTGGTTATGAGTTTACATGCGTCGGCACAACAGGATGTTCAGTTTAGTCAGTACGTTTTTAACGGACTGACTATTAACCCGGCTTATGCGGGGTATAAGGAAGACCTGTACTTTAACGCTACCTACAGGCAGCAATGGGCAACTTTTCCGGGTGCGCCTAAAACAGGTACTATCTCGCTGGATGGCATCACTAATGCCCCGGAAGAAAGGGTAGGTGTTGGTGGACAAATTACCTGGGACAAACTAGGCCCGCAATCTTCGTTGTCATTAACAGGTTCTTACGCTTATCGTATTCCATTGGATTACGATAACGAAGAGCGTCTGGCCCTGGGTATTGGTTTTGCTTTAACGCAATACTCCCTGGATGGAACAGATTATAAATACCTGGATGATAATGATCCGGATATTCCATTGGGTAAAGTCACTAAATGGAAACCAGATGCCAGCTTTGGTGCTTATTATAGCAACCCCAACACTTATGTAGGGCTTTCGGTAATGAACTTGTTTGCACTGCCTGGGTCGCAAAAGCTGATTTTTGGCAATGGAACAACTTACACCACGCTGAGCAAAAAGCGCCATATTTATTTAACCGCCGGTACTATTTGGGAAGTGTCTGAAAGCATTGCCCTTAAACCTTCTATATTAATTAAGGAAGACTTTTTAGGACCTACCAGTGTAGACTTTAACACCTTTGTATTCCTGTCCGAAACTGTGTGGGCAGGCTTGAGTTATAGAACTGGTATGAAACTGTGGAATAAAGAAGCGCTGCAAACCAGTTTAAACTATAGCAACGCGTTAAGCCTGATGCTGGAAGTGTGGGCTACCGATCAATTAAGAATTGGTTACTCTTACGACTTCAATACCAATGGTGTTGGTAAATACCAGGCTGGATCGCATGAGTTGTCTATTGGTATGCTATTCCGTACCAAAGACCGGGAAATGCCTAAGATGTTTTAA